A region from the Triticum aestivum cultivar Chinese Spring chromosome 3D, IWGSC CS RefSeq v2.1, whole genome shotgun sequence genome encodes:
- the LOC123079939 gene encoding 1-phosphatidylinositol-3-phosphate 5-kinase FAB1B isoform X1, which produces MSKMCHAVESEEATMDGENDVLTCSDSCWYKCSHGIDSSVTNGEMEWLSMQTSSCGTPYSTPYGSPRFSRGSSSSSYASCFSSFGGSLMDTDSEEDTELLDTGQLHPDIFVSDEFMEQGEENLVKEEECEPSHTTVFSGGANIPIPADQNILSSQTQLETDQDATKESCDAGNVILDTNLSSEPDRDTLTNDQLTGTQYGEEVTSLPMPGGEIVPLNEQVMDQVDSNKENTIVYNNILNAESGMKADADSENGIDCLYPLVLPSFETDPLIWLPPDPANKEDDVDTLANPDDDSDNDTKWGQSSLNLSFDEEGSNNSREDQLQKAMSEVMNGQFKILVSRFLAAEGFSLSDGATDNIWLDIVASLSWRAALLVKPDANMGNAMDPGLYVKVKCIASGSCQQSEVINGLVFKKTAAHKQMRANIKHPKLLILKGDIGQFSTGLSSMNSMKQESEQLEKSLSDMIGKCRPDVILVEKAVSRNVNEYVQKQGVTLVSDMNIHRLERIALCTGSPIISLQDVRTKTNLIKQCESVNFKKIVEEHNLTVEDGRRSPKTFLFLEGFPKPMGCTILLKGSTSETLKKIKRVLHFTVFAAYHLILETSFFTDQRSFITEKNASRKEDCLKIDSQLHFPGSTCDEQYANMEELADTKNSMSQHLHDSEIKNSRDSNSQCIQSNSSRPDPDPSTDIIGDISYISSAESTSGDGFDGSNIAAAPEKLSAHKKEASGKKFKETFDDETHTGTSTSLNPQTILISMSSQNIRNKAVCEQSHLSRITYYGNCDTSLGMHLQDTLLNEKHNCLSCGEPPEAHMYSYTHHDGTLTVLVKSLRLEEALSGEGQRRIWMWTRCLRCSGMPTPRVIISSSARNLSFAKFLELSFSTHSSAKKLSTCGHLLHRDCLRFFGLGSKVAVFRYSSIEIYSATKPPMTLQFHNPNRKDWLDVEVKSVLAEWKLLFSEIENTIQGLKSRYSGEAMGKNTNSSAYEGIFLEVSSMLAQERNVLEVSLKAFDHIARPETCAHEILSLNWLYQQLLLGFYVWDVRLYHLLQYIKLDGASSDNSNHKSIPENELSSKNISVPIHGDTLSVLNIGVERLEATINSSDDFDNSRGGIISEKDQLTEKSPIKELGSSPGEVDENGSHQNVLPVKNDEHPAPARSNEIYPIAMPSKHLPVLQNLLDFMSDDTREWVWNKLSHLEMGYKKEIETGDLNKFHLINKYTPTSSSLTQLKCQMNLMHFVAGPCGNILSIVEEEISSIIAYALAISEEQGIYSEAAFEKDELLSRRKLDKVAPSNLARGTSMPSSVISSKESLEKDHSLLNNTSSLSYEESTSGFYDSFLSALKDMHPEICLNSEKLGLKSKYTVVSVYARQFYELRKICCPSELVYISSISRCKLWNAQGGKSNAFFAKSMDDRFIIKEIKKTEFDSFLKYGLEYFKHFSESQVSSNPTCLAKILGIYQVKEIRNGKEARTSFMIMENLLFGRNILRRYDLKGALFSRYVADSTNPESVLLDQNFIEDMRTMPIYIKGKNKNFMERALWNDTSFLCNMNVMDYSLFVGVDKQKKELVFGIIDYLRQYTWDKQLESWVKTSLVVPKNLSPTVISPKEYKLRFRAFMSQYFKSVPDG; this is translated from the exons ATGAGTAAAATGTGTCATGCAGTTGAATCAGAAGAGGCAACCATGGATGGGGAAAATGACGTCCTTACCTGTAGTGATTCTTGCTGGTACAAGTGTAGCCATGGTATTGATTCATCAGTTACAAATGGTGAGATGGAATGGCTGAGCATGCAGACAAGCTCTTGTGGCACTCCTTACAGCACTCCTTACGGTTCTCCCCGTTTTAGCAGAGGAAGTTCTTCTTCCAGCTATGCTAGTTGCTTTTCAAGCTTTG GTGGCTCCCTCATGGATACCGACTCTGAAGAGGACACTGAGCTCCTAGATACTGGTCAACTTCATCCTGATATCTTCGTCAGTGATGAATTTATGGAGCAAGGAGAAGAGAATCTAGTAAAAGAGGAAGAATGTGAACCCAGTCATACTACTGTATTCAGTGGTGGTGCTAATATTCCCATCCCGGCTGACCAAAATATTCTATCTagtcaaacgcagttggagactgATCAAGATGCCACCAAGGAAAGTTGTGATGCCGGTAATGTCATCTTGGACACAAATTTATCTTCGGAACCTGATCGAGATACCCTGACCAATGATCAACTTACAGGAACACAATATGGTGAGGAGGTTACTAGCCTTCCCATGCCAGGAGGTGAAATAGTTCCGTTGAATGAGCAAGTTATGGATCAGGTTGACAGTAATAAGGAAAATACTATCGTTTACAACAACATATTGAATGCTGagtccggcatgaaagcagatgCTGACTCTGAGAATGGAATTGACTGCCTTTATCCACTAGTTTTGCCCAGTTTTGAGACAGACCCTCTCATTTGGTTACCACCAGACCCAGCAAATAAGGAGGATGATGTTGATACTCTTGCTAATCCCGATGATGATAGTGACAATGATACTAAGTGGGGTCAGTCAAGTTTGAATCTTAGCTTTGACGAGGAAGGAAGCAATAATAGCCGTGAAGATCAATTGCAGAAAGCAATGTCAGAAGTTATGAATGGACAATTCAAGATCCTTGTTAGTCGTTTTTTGGCTGCTGAAGGATTCTCCTTGTCTGATGGAGCAACCGATAATATCTGGCTTGATATTGTTGCTTCGTTATCGTGGCGTGCTGCCTTACTCGTCAAGCCTGATGCCAATATGGGAAATGCAATGGATCCAGGGTTGTATGTAAAGGTGAAATGCATAGCTTCAGGATCTTGCCAGCAGAG TGAAGTGATCAACGGTCTTGTTTTTAAGAAGACCGCCGCACATAAGCAGATGCGTGCCAACATTAAGCATCCTAAACTGTTGATTCTTAAGGGTGACATTGGTCAATTTTCTACCGGGCTATCATCAATGAATTCAATGAAACAG GAAAGCGAGCAGTTGGAGAAAAGTCTCAGCGATATGATAGGCAAATGCCGGCCGGATGTTATATTGGTGGAGAAAGCGGTTTCACGAAATGTAAATGAATATGTTCAGAAACAAGGAGTTACCTTGGTTAGTGACATGAATATCCATCGCCTGGAAAGAATCGCTCTTTGTACTGGTTCTCCAATCATCTCATTGCAGGATGTTCGTACGAAAACTAACCTTATTAAGCAGTGTGAATCtgtcaatttcaaaaaaattgttgaGGAGCATAATCTAACTGTAGAAGATGGAAGGAGGTCACCCAAAACATTTTTATTTCTAGAAGGTTTTCCGAAACCTATGGGATGCACA ATATTGCTAAAAGGATCAACAAGTGAAACATTGAAGAAGATTAAGCGTGTTCTCCATTTCACTGTCTTTGCAGCTTACCATTTGATCCTTGAAACATCATTTTTCACCGACCAAAGATCATTTATAACCGAAAAAAATGCTTCCCGTAAAGAGGACTGTTTAAAAATCGATTCGCAGCTACATTTTCCTGGCAGCACTTGTGATGAGCAGTATGCTAATATGGAGGAGTTAGCCGACACTAAAAACTCCATGTCGCAGCATCTTCATGATTCCGAAATTAAGAATTCCAGAGATTCCAACAGCCAATGTATTCAGTCTAATTCATCGCGGCCTGATCCAGATCCCTCGACAGATATTATTGGGGACATCTCATATATCAGCTCTGCTGAGTCAACTTCAGGTGATGGGTTTGATGGGTCAAATATTGCTGCTGCTCCAGAAAAACTAAGTGCGCATAAAAAAGAAGCATCTGGCAAGAAATTTAAAGAAACTTTTGATGATGAAACGCACACGGGGACTAGCACTTCTCTAAATCCTCAGACCATACTAATTTCGATGTCCAGCCAAAACATCAGGAATAAAGCAGTTTGTGAGCAGAGTCATCTTTCCAGGATAACTTATTATGGGAATTGTGACACATCTCTTGGGATGCATTTGCAAGATACTTTACTTAACGAG AAGCACAATTGCTTATCATGTGGTGAGCCTCCAGAAGCTCACATGTACTCTTACACTCACCATGATGGTACCCTCACTGTTCTTGTGAAAAGCCTTCGATTGGAGGAAGCACTTTCCGGTGAGGGTCAAAGAAGAATTTGGATGTGGACCAGGTGCTTGAGATGCAGTGGTATGCCCACACCAAGGGTTATAATATCTTCCTCTGCACGCAACCTTTCGTTTGCGAAGTTTTTGGAACTCAGTTTCTCGACACATTCTTCTGCTAAGAAGCTGTCAACATGTGGACATTTGCTGCACAGGGACTGCCTACGTTTCTTTGG ATTGGGATCCAAAGTTGCTGTGTTCAGATACTCATCTATTGAAATATATTCCGCTACTAAGCCACCAATGACTTTGCAGTTCCATAACCCAAACAGAAAAGATTGGCTCGATGTTGAAGTTAAGAGT GTCCTTGCTGAATGGAAGCTACTCTTCTCTGAAATTGAAAACACAATACAAGGCTTGAAATCAAGATACTCTGGTGAAGCCATGGGGAAGAACACAAACAGTTCAGCGTATGAGGGAATATTTTTGGAAGTCAGTAGTATGCTTGCACAAGAAAGGAACGTACTTGAG GTTTCTCTGAAGGCATTTGACCACATTGCAAGGCCTGAGACTTGTGCTCACGAGATCCTTAGCTTGAACTGGCTGTATCAGCAACTTCTTCTTGGATTCTATGTTTGGGATGTCCGTTTGTATCATCTTCTTCAGTACATTAAACTTGATGGCGCATCTTCAGACAATTCTAACCACAAAAGCATACCGGAGAATGAGCTGAGTTCTAAAAATATTTCCGTACCCATACATGGGGACACACTGTCTGTCCTGAATATTGGAGTGGAAAGACTGGAAGCAACTATAAATTCTTCTGACGATTTTGACAATTCTCGTGGTGGCATAATTTCAGAGAAGGATCAGCTTACTGAGAAATCACCAATTAAAGAGCTTGGGTCTTCTCCAGGTGAGGTTGATGAAAATGGgtcacatcaaaatgtgttaccaGTTAAGAATGATGAACACCCTGCACCAGCCAGAAGCAATGAAATTTACCCTATTGCCATGCCAAGTAAACATTTGCCTGTATTGCAAAACTTGTTGGATTTCATGAGTGATGACACAAGAGAATGGGTCTGGAATAAGTTGAGTCACTTGGAAATGGGATACAAGAAAGAAATTGAAACTGGCGATCTGAATAAGTTCCATCTCATCAACAAATACACCCCAACTTCTTCATCACTGACACAACTCAAATGTCAAATGAATTTGATGCATTTTGTAGCTGGCCCCTGTGGTAATATTTTGTCAATTGTTGAGGAAGAGATATCTAGCATCATTGCTTATGCACTGGCTATATCTGAAGAGCAAGGAATTTATTCTGAAGCTGCATTTGAAAAGGATGAACTTTTATCTAGAAGAAAGCTTGATAAGGTTGCACCTAGCAACTTGGCCAGAGGTACCTCTATGCCGTCATCAGTTATCTCTTCGAAGGAGTCTTTAGAAAAGGATCATAGCCTATTAAACAATACATCGTCATTATCATATGAGGAATCAACATCTGGATTTTATGATTCATTTCTGTCAGCATTAAAAGATATGCATCCTGAAATTTGTCTGAATAGTGAAAAGCTAGGTTTGAAGAGCAAATACACTGTGGTTTCTGTATATGCAAGGCAATTCTATGAGCTTCGGAAGATATGTTGCCCATCCGAGCTTGTGTATATTTCATCCATAAGCCGTTGTAAACTATGGAATGCACAAGGTGGTAAGAGCAATGCTTTTTTTGCGAAATCAATGGATGACAGATTTATCATAAAAGAAATCAAGAAAACAGAGTTTGACTCGTTCTTAAAGTATGGTCTTGAATATTTCAAGCATTTTAGTGAATCTCAGGTCTCAAGTAACCCTACTTGCCTTGCAAAAATTCTGGGAATATATCAG GTCAAAGAAATTAGGAATGGCAAGGAGGCAAGGACTAGTTTCATGATTATGGAGAATCTTTTATTTGGCCGTAACATACTGCGTAGATATGATCTGAAGGGTGCTCTTTTCTCACGATATGTTGCTGATTCAACAAATCCAGAAAGTGTACTGTTGGATCAAAATTTTATTGAAGACATGCGTACCATGCCTATCTACattaaaggaaaaaacaaaaacttcatGGAACGTGCTCTTTGGAATGATACATCCTTTCTATGT AACATGAATGTCATGGATTACTCCTTATTTGTTGGAGTGGACAAACAGAAGAAGGAACTTGTATTCGGGATAATAGATTACTTG
- the LOC123079939 gene encoding 1-phosphatidylinositol-3-phosphate 5-kinase FAB1B isoform X3, with translation MSKMCHAVESEEATMDGENDVLTCSDSCWYKCSHGIDSSVTNGEMEWLSMQTSSCGTPYSTPYGSPRFSRGSSSSSYASCFSSFGGSLMDTDSEEDTELLDTGQLHPDIFVSDEFMEQGEENLVKEEECEPSHTTVFSGGANIPIPADQNILSSQTQLETDQDATKESCDAGTQYGEEVTSLPMPGGEIVPLNEQVMDQVDSNKENTIVYNNILNAESGMKADADSENGIDCLYPLVLPSFETDPLIWLPPDPANKEDDVDTLANPDDDSDNDTKWGQSSLNLSFDEEGSNNSREDQLQKAMSEVMNGQFKILVSRFLAAEGFSLSDGATDNIWLDIVASLSWRAALLVKPDANMGNAMDPGLYVKVKCIASGSCQQSEVINGLVFKKTAAHKQMRANIKHPKLLILKGDIGQFSTGLSSMNSMKQESEQLEKSLSDMIGKCRPDVILVEKAVSRNVNEYVQKQGVTLVSDMNIHRLERIALCTGSPIISLQDVRTKTNLIKQCESVNFKKIVEEHNLTVEDGRRSPKTFLFLEGFPKPMGCTILLKGSTSETLKKIKRVLHFTVFAAYHLILETSFFTDQRSFITEKNASRKEDCLKIDSQLHFPGSTCDEQYANMEELADTKNSMSQHLHDSEIKNSRDSNSQCIQSNSSRPDPDPSTDIIGDISYISSAESTSGDGFDGSNIAAAPEKLSAHKKEASGKKFKETFDDETHTGTSTSLNPQTILISMSSQNIRNKAVCEQSHLSRITYYGNCDTSLGMHLQDTLLNEKHNCLSCGEPPEAHMYSYTHHDGTLTVLVKSLRLEEALSGEGQRRIWMWTRCLRCSGMPTPRVIISSSARNLSFAKFLELSFSTHSSAKKLSTCGHLLHRDCLRFFGLGSKVAVFRYSSIEIYSATKPPMTLQFHNPNRKDWLDVEVKSVLAEWKLLFSEIENTIQGLKSRYSGEAMGKNTNSSAYEGIFLEVSSMLAQERNVLEVSLKAFDHIARPETCAHEILSLNWLYQQLLLGFYVWDVRLYHLLQYIKLDGASSDNSNHKSIPENELSSKNISVPIHGDTLSVLNIGVERLEATINSSDDFDNSRGGIISEKDQLTEKSPIKELGSSPGEVDENGSHQNVLPVKNDEHPAPARSNEIYPIAMPSKHLPVLQNLLDFMSDDTREWVWNKLSHLEMGYKKEIETGDLNKFHLINKYTPTSSSLTQLKCQMNLMHFVAGPCGNILSIVEEEISSIIAYALAISEEQGIYSEAAFEKDELLSRRKLDKVAPSNLARGTSMPSSVISSKESLEKDHSLLNNTSSLSYEESTSGFYDSFLSALKDMHPEICLNSEKLGLKSKYTVVSVYARQFYELRKICCPSELVYISSISRCKLWNAQGGKSNAFFAKSMDDRFIIKEIKKTEFDSFLKYGLEYFKHFSESQVSSNPTCLAKILGIYQVKEIRNGKEARTSFMIMENLLFGRNILRRYDLKGALFSRYVADSTNPESVLLDQNFIEDMRTMPIYIKGKNKNFMERALWNDTSFLCNMNVMDYSLFVGVDKQKKELVFGIIDYLRQYTWDKQLESWVKTSLVVPKNLSPTVISPKEYKLRFRAFMSQYFKSVPDG, from the exons ATGAGTAAAATGTGTCATGCAGTTGAATCAGAAGAGGCAACCATGGATGGGGAAAATGACGTCCTTACCTGTAGTGATTCTTGCTGGTACAAGTGTAGCCATGGTATTGATTCATCAGTTACAAATGGTGAGATGGAATGGCTGAGCATGCAGACAAGCTCTTGTGGCACTCCTTACAGCACTCCTTACGGTTCTCCCCGTTTTAGCAGAGGAAGTTCTTCTTCCAGCTATGCTAGTTGCTTTTCAAGCTTTG GTGGCTCCCTCATGGATACCGACTCTGAAGAGGACACTGAGCTCCTAGATACTGGTCAACTTCATCCTGATATCTTCGTCAGTGATGAATTTATGGAGCAAGGAGAAGAGAATCTAGTAAAAGAGGAAGAATGTGAACCCAGTCATACTACTGTATTCAGTGGTGGTGCTAATATTCCCATCCCGGCTGACCAAAATATTCTATCTagtcaaacgcagttggagactgATCAAGATGCCACCAAGGAAAGTTGTGATGCCG GAACACAATATGGTGAGGAGGTTACTAGCCTTCCCATGCCAGGAGGTGAAATAGTTCCGTTGAATGAGCAAGTTATGGATCAGGTTGACAGTAATAAGGAAAATACTATCGTTTACAACAACATATTGAATGCTGagtccggcatgaaagcagatgCTGACTCTGAGAATGGAATTGACTGCCTTTATCCACTAGTTTTGCCCAGTTTTGAGACAGACCCTCTCATTTGGTTACCACCAGACCCAGCAAATAAGGAGGATGATGTTGATACTCTTGCTAATCCCGATGATGATAGTGACAATGATACTAAGTGGGGTCAGTCAAGTTTGAATCTTAGCTTTGACGAGGAAGGAAGCAATAATAGCCGTGAAGATCAATTGCAGAAAGCAATGTCAGAAGTTATGAATGGACAATTCAAGATCCTTGTTAGTCGTTTTTTGGCTGCTGAAGGATTCTCCTTGTCTGATGGAGCAACCGATAATATCTGGCTTGATATTGTTGCTTCGTTATCGTGGCGTGCTGCCTTACTCGTCAAGCCTGATGCCAATATGGGAAATGCAATGGATCCAGGGTTGTATGTAAAGGTGAAATGCATAGCTTCAGGATCTTGCCAGCAGAG TGAAGTGATCAACGGTCTTGTTTTTAAGAAGACCGCCGCACATAAGCAGATGCGTGCCAACATTAAGCATCCTAAACTGTTGATTCTTAAGGGTGACATTGGTCAATTTTCTACCGGGCTATCATCAATGAATTCAATGAAACAG GAAAGCGAGCAGTTGGAGAAAAGTCTCAGCGATATGATAGGCAAATGCCGGCCGGATGTTATATTGGTGGAGAAAGCGGTTTCACGAAATGTAAATGAATATGTTCAGAAACAAGGAGTTACCTTGGTTAGTGACATGAATATCCATCGCCTGGAAAGAATCGCTCTTTGTACTGGTTCTCCAATCATCTCATTGCAGGATGTTCGTACGAAAACTAACCTTATTAAGCAGTGTGAATCtgtcaatttcaaaaaaattgttgaGGAGCATAATCTAACTGTAGAAGATGGAAGGAGGTCACCCAAAACATTTTTATTTCTAGAAGGTTTTCCGAAACCTATGGGATGCACA ATATTGCTAAAAGGATCAACAAGTGAAACATTGAAGAAGATTAAGCGTGTTCTCCATTTCACTGTCTTTGCAGCTTACCATTTGATCCTTGAAACATCATTTTTCACCGACCAAAGATCATTTATAACCGAAAAAAATGCTTCCCGTAAAGAGGACTGTTTAAAAATCGATTCGCAGCTACATTTTCCTGGCAGCACTTGTGATGAGCAGTATGCTAATATGGAGGAGTTAGCCGACACTAAAAACTCCATGTCGCAGCATCTTCATGATTCCGAAATTAAGAATTCCAGAGATTCCAACAGCCAATGTATTCAGTCTAATTCATCGCGGCCTGATCCAGATCCCTCGACAGATATTATTGGGGACATCTCATATATCAGCTCTGCTGAGTCAACTTCAGGTGATGGGTTTGATGGGTCAAATATTGCTGCTGCTCCAGAAAAACTAAGTGCGCATAAAAAAGAAGCATCTGGCAAGAAATTTAAAGAAACTTTTGATGATGAAACGCACACGGGGACTAGCACTTCTCTAAATCCTCAGACCATACTAATTTCGATGTCCAGCCAAAACATCAGGAATAAAGCAGTTTGTGAGCAGAGTCATCTTTCCAGGATAACTTATTATGGGAATTGTGACACATCTCTTGGGATGCATTTGCAAGATACTTTACTTAACGAG AAGCACAATTGCTTATCATGTGGTGAGCCTCCAGAAGCTCACATGTACTCTTACACTCACCATGATGGTACCCTCACTGTTCTTGTGAAAAGCCTTCGATTGGAGGAAGCACTTTCCGGTGAGGGTCAAAGAAGAATTTGGATGTGGACCAGGTGCTTGAGATGCAGTGGTATGCCCACACCAAGGGTTATAATATCTTCCTCTGCACGCAACCTTTCGTTTGCGAAGTTTTTGGAACTCAGTTTCTCGACACATTCTTCTGCTAAGAAGCTGTCAACATGTGGACATTTGCTGCACAGGGACTGCCTACGTTTCTTTGG ATTGGGATCCAAAGTTGCTGTGTTCAGATACTCATCTATTGAAATATATTCCGCTACTAAGCCACCAATGACTTTGCAGTTCCATAACCCAAACAGAAAAGATTGGCTCGATGTTGAAGTTAAGAGT GTCCTTGCTGAATGGAAGCTACTCTTCTCTGAAATTGAAAACACAATACAAGGCTTGAAATCAAGATACTCTGGTGAAGCCATGGGGAAGAACACAAACAGTTCAGCGTATGAGGGAATATTTTTGGAAGTCAGTAGTATGCTTGCACAAGAAAGGAACGTACTTGAG GTTTCTCTGAAGGCATTTGACCACATTGCAAGGCCTGAGACTTGTGCTCACGAGATCCTTAGCTTGAACTGGCTGTATCAGCAACTTCTTCTTGGATTCTATGTTTGGGATGTCCGTTTGTATCATCTTCTTCAGTACATTAAACTTGATGGCGCATCTTCAGACAATTCTAACCACAAAAGCATACCGGAGAATGAGCTGAGTTCTAAAAATATTTCCGTACCCATACATGGGGACACACTGTCTGTCCTGAATATTGGAGTGGAAAGACTGGAAGCAACTATAAATTCTTCTGACGATTTTGACAATTCTCGTGGTGGCATAATTTCAGAGAAGGATCAGCTTACTGAGAAATCACCAATTAAAGAGCTTGGGTCTTCTCCAGGTGAGGTTGATGAAAATGGgtcacatcaaaatgtgttaccaGTTAAGAATGATGAACACCCTGCACCAGCCAGAAGCAATGAAATTTACCCTATTGCCATGCCAAGTAAACATTTGCCTGTATTGCAAAACTTGTTGGATTTCATGAGTGATGACACAAGAGAATGGGTCTGGAATAAGTTGAGTCACTTGGAAATGGGATACAAGAAAGAAATTGAAACTGGCGATCTGAATAAGTTCCATCTCATCAACAAATACACCCCAACTTCTTCATCACTGACACAACTCAAATGTCAAATGAATTTGATGCATTTTGTAGCTGGCCCCTGTGGTAATATTTTGTCAATTGTTGAGGAAGAGATATCTAGCATCATTGCTTATGCACTGGCTATATCTGAAGAGCAAGGAATTTATTCTGAAGCTGCATTTGAAAAGGATGAACTTTTATCTAGAAGAAAGCTTGATAAGGTTGCACCTAGCAACTTGGCCAGAGGTACCTCTATGCCGTCATCAGTTATCTCTTCGAAGGAGTCTTTAGAAAAGGATCATAGCCTATTAAACAATACATCGTCATTATCATATGAGGAATCAACATCTGGATTTTATGATTCATTTCTGTCAGCATTAAAAGATATGCATCCTGAAATTTGTCTGAATAGTGAAAAGCTAGGTTTGAAGAGCAAATACACTGTGGTTTCTGTATATGCAAGGCAATTCTATGAGCTTCGGAAGATATGTTGCCCATCCGAGCTTGTGTATATTTCATCCATAAGCCGTTGTAAACTATGGAATGCACAAGGTGGTAAGAGCAATGCTTTTTTTGCGAAATCAATGGATGACAGATTTATCATAAAAGAAATCAAGAAAACAGAGTTTGACTCGTTCTTAAAGTATGGTCTTGAATATTTCAAGCATTTTAGTGAATCTCAGGTCTCAAGTAACCCTACTTGCCTTGCAAAAATTCTGGGAATATATCAG GTCAAAGAAATTAGGAATGGCAAGGAGGCAAGGACTAGTTTCATGATTATGGAGAATCTTTTATTTGGCCGTAACATACTGCGTAGATATGATCTGAAGGGTGCTCTTTTCTCACGATATGTTGCTGATTCAACAAATCCAGAAAGTGTACTGTTGGATCAAAATTTTATTGAAGACATGCGTACCATGCCTATCTACattaaaggaaaaaacaaaaacttcatGGAACGTGCTCTTTGGAATGATACATCCTTTCTATGT AACATGAATGTCATGGATTACTCCTTATTTGTTGGAGTGGACAAACAGAAGAAGGAACTTGTATTCGGGATAATAGATTACTTG